AAGTACCTGTTCGGGGCGGCCGCCGTGCGCAGCCTTTCCTGGCATGCACCATCGCCGCGCTGGTCGGCCCCGCCAAGGATCCCAGCTATCGCTATTTCGACGTCAAGGTCTCGGGTGCCGAGGCCAAGAAACTGGTCGAGCGCTACATCGGCGTTGACGATCCCAAGCAGCGCCCACTGGTGCGCTTTCGCCTCGGCGACCTGTGGGGCGATGCGTACATCCGCGACAAGGGCGAGCAGAAAGGCCAAGCCGCCGCGTCCCTCAAGGCGCGACTGCTCAAGGCCGAGCCGCTTGACCGGGCCGAACTGGCTTCGATCAGGCAGCACGAGCTGATCACCCGCGGCATCGGCTACCTCAGCCGTCCGAAGGACGTCACGCCCAAAGATGGCGACCCGTTCCTCTCTTGCACCGTCGCCGCGCTGGCCGGGCCTGTCGATGAACCGGAGTATCGGTACTTCGACACCATCGTTACCACCCCTGAAGCCGAGCATCTGGTTCGCCGGTGCGTGCAGGCCATCGAAGGGGACTGCAAGGTGCTGATCGCCTTCCGTCTCAACGACATGAAGATCGATCCGTACATCCGCACCAAGGGTGAGCGCGCTGGGGAACCGGCCGCAAGCCTGGATTCGACACTGATCCACATCGGCCTGATCAAGATCGACGGCACCAAGGTCTATCCGACGAGCCCCGCGCAAGCCGATTCGCCGCCGGCCCAGGACGCTCCCGCGCCCGAAGCCGAGGACGCCGACCTCGCTTCCGATCAGCCTGTCGAGCCCGCCGAGCGTGAGCCCGAAGGTGAAGTCGAGGAGCAGGAGCCGGCATTGGCTGCTTCGTTCTGATCCGGCATGGCCCTTCATGGGGCCTTGCCGCTCTTGCTATTCACAAGGAGAACCATCATGGCAGTCACATCGGCGCCCGAGAAATCGGTTTCGCCCATCATCGTCCCCGGCCAACTCACGCTGCGTACCATCCGCGGCAAGAACGGCCCCTTCACGGTCGGACGCCTCGCCACGCACCTCGGTACGTTCGAGGTCAAGGACCCGGAGCTGGAGCAATACCCCGAAGGCAAGTACGACGGGGAGTTCATCATCAGGTACATCTTCCCGAAGTCCTACCCGGTCGGTGGCGGCATGCGCTTCGAGATCCGTGCCAGCCTGGACGGAATGACGCTCTACGACATCGACAAACTGAGCCGTGACGAGGCACGCAGCTTCGCCACCCAGGACCTCGATCCACTTGATGAAGAGTTGGGCGCACAGCCTGCAGTAACACCGGCAACACCGGCCAAGCCCAGCAAAACTTCCAGGCCCGCCAAGCCAGCACCCGTGCAGGCATCCACGGACCCGCTGGTCGATACCACGCCCTTCGGCGTGGATGCGCCGACGCCCGCTGCGGCAACTGCTCCCGGCAGTACCGAAGATGGCGACGCCGCGCTGTTCAGCTTGCTCTGGCCGCTGGGCGAGTCCGTGAAACTGGATTCGACCATCGACCGCCGCACCCTGCGCACGCAGATCGCCCGCCTGGGCGAACTGGGCTACGCGCTGGACTTCAAGACGCAGGAGTGGAGCCGCCAGGCCGAACTGCAACCTGCGTAGTACTGGCATCACATCTGCGGTGTGCTTCATCCACCCGCCGGGGGTCTTCCCCACGGGAAGGCTTCTGGCTCAATTTTTTCAGGAGGCCTCTCATGGGCTGGTATTTCTCACCCCAATCGCGCTCTGAACTGATCGCGGAGTTGATCGCACCGCAAGAGACCGAGCGCGCCAGCGTCAAGGTCATCGCCCACGCGCTGCGTGGCAACGTCCTCTGGTCTGTTGTGCAAGTGACGGCCAAGGCCGAAGGCGTACACCGTGATCTCGCACCGGGCCAGTCCCTGTGCACCATCCGCTGCGATCTGCTGGAACGCAGCGGCGGCCAGTGGGGCTACAAGCCGCTGGACGAATCCATGCACCCGTACTACTACTCGTGCCCGCTGTCCTATCTGAACCTCGCACCGGAGCAGTCCGCCGAATGGCGTGCAGGCGTTCGCGCCTACCACGTGCGGCGGCGCACATCCAAGGAAGCCATAGCTCCAGCTACGGCGCTGACGGCCTGAGTCAGGGACGCTTTTTTTCCACCCCAAGGGGCAGTACTTGCCCCCTGCGGGCGGTGCTGTTCCCGTTCATCCGAGGACACCACCATGCCCGCAAACACTTCTTCCACCACGCTGTACCGCATCGACGAATGCCCGGAAGTGATGGCCGACGCTTGCGTCGGCGATGACCAGGGCAACCTGATCTTCCTGTCGATCTGGGCGCGGGACACCGCCGTCCAGCAGTTCCTGGCTCGCCTGACCCTCGGGCGCGACGAGCAGGGGCTGGAGCAGTTCCATGTCATCACCGACCAGGGTGGCAGCGTCCCGGTGTTCGTCGGCAACGTCGATCGCCTGGAAAAGCGCATGACCCGCGCCTACCGGCGAACGCTGTTCGGTTCGCTGTCCAACGTGTGGCTGTTCGATCGGCGCTGCGTCAAGCCCGACAAGGCCAACGCCAGCGCACTGGCATTGCTGCCCCGCGATAGCGACCACCGGCTTGACCGCTTGTGGCCGTTGGTGCAGGACACCTGCCCACTGCCGTTGCTCGACCACTGGCGCGAAACCGTGCTGGAACTGCTGCAAAGCCGCGAGATGCTGACCCGCCTGCCATTCGCCCTCGGGCCTTTGGTGGGCCATCGGCTCGCCATCGACGTGCCGGCGCTGACCCAGGCGCTCGGCTCGCTGATCCGCAGTGACGTGCTCACCGCCTATCCCTATCCGGCCAGGATTTGGACGCCGGAAACGGTAACGGCTTGACCCACCTGCGCAGGCACGCCAAGGCGCGCCTTCTCTATTCATCCCCGCCAACCAGGAGACTTCCATGGCTCTCATGTTCCCGCGGCTTGCCCGCAACTTCGTGAAGAACGGGTACTTCCCAACCGATGAACCGACGCTCGAAAGAGCCCTCAATGCACTGATGCCCAGTGCGCCTGAATCCAATGGGCCGATGTGCATCCTCGATCCCTGCGCCGGCGAAGGCGTGGCGATTGCCGAAGCTGCTCATGCCCTCGGGCGCGAGCAGGCCAGGGCGTTCGCCGTCGAGTTCGACGCAGAGCGGGCGCGCCATGCCCGCGGCCTGGTCGATCACTGCCTGCACGCGGATCTGATGGACACGATGATCTCCAAGCAGTCCTTTGGGCTGCTCTGGCTCAATCCGCCATATGGCGACCTGTCCAAGGACGTCAACGGCAACATTGGCTATCAGGGTCAGGGCCGTGCCCGCCTCGAAAAGCTGTTCTACCAGCGCACGCTGCCCCTGCTGCAGTACGGCGGCGTGCTGGTCTTCATCATCCCCGGCTACGTGCTCGACGCCGAGCTGGTCGGCTGGCTGACGCGCCACTACACCGACCTGCGGATCTACCGAGCGGTGGAAACGCAGTTCAAGCAGGTGGTGATCTTCGGTCGGCGGGTGCGCCAGCGTGAGCAGGCACCCGATGGCGTCAAAGCCGTGCGCAATCTGCTGCTGCAGGTTGGGCTTGGCGAAGTCGAAGCCGAGGAGCTGCCGGGCGAATGGCCGTTCCTGCCGTACATCGTCCCAGCCAGTCCGGCGGAGCCGGGGCATTTCTTCCGCGTGACGATGGAGCCGGAGCAGTTCGCCGATGAGGTTGGCAGACTGCAAGGCCTCTGGCCGTCGCGGGATACGCAGTTGGGGGCCGCGCAGCAGACGCTGCGTCCACCGGCGCGGGCCTTGTCCCACTGGCATCTCGCCCTGGCCCTGGCTGCGGGTGCGATCTCGGGAGTCGTGCAATCCAAGACGGGGCGCGTACTCGTCGTCAAAGGTGACACCCACAAGGACAAGACGCTCCAGCGGGAATTCACCGAACGCGAAGACGGCTCGATTGCCGAGACGCGCATCCTCACCGACAAGTTCGTTCCCGTCATCCGAGCCTGGGACATGACGCCGGGTTCCGCCACGCGGGGCGAGGTGTTGACCATTCGCTGATCGTTTCTCCACCGCCGACGGTTCGCCGTCGAGTTTTCCACCCACCGGGGTCCAGTCGCCCCGATGGGGTGCCGTGGCCCCTCCATATCCAGGAGCCTTCCCATGGCAGCCCAAGCACTCTCCATCAGCCAGCCCCCGAGCCTGCGCTTCTCGCCCGGCCAGGTGGTCATGACCTGCGGCGTCGATGACCTGGTCCAACAGGCCAATTCAACCCGATTCCCTACCTGCGTCGCCACCTCGGCGGCGATTGGGGCGACCTCGACGACAGCGACAGGCGGCAGAACGATGCCGCGCTGAAGTCCGGTGAGGATCGTCTGTTCTCTTCCTACCAGGTCGCACCCGGCCTGAAGCTCTGGATCATCACCGAATGGGATCGCAGCCTCACCACGTTGCTGTTGCCCAGCGAGTACTGATCTTCTCCAACGCGGGGCCACCGACACCCCGCAAGGGTGCTGTAGCCCCTTCACTCCGAAGGAAACCACATGACATCCGACCAACATGACAAGCACCGCCGCAAACGGCTGTTCGAAATCGGTGCACTGGAGTTCAGCGAAGGCGTCGAACGCCTGATGAACGAAGGCCGGCTCGATCCCATGCCGCTTTTCGAACGCCACATGCGTGGCGACTGGGGCGACGTCGCGGACTACCAATGGCAGCAGAACAACGCTGCGTTGGAGTCTGGCGAACGCCTCGATTCGTTTTACGTCGTCACCCGTGACCTGAGCATCCGCATCTTCACCGAAGCAGATCGCAGAGCGACCCGCATCGTGCTGCCGTCCGAGTACTGACCGCGAGTTGTCACCGCAGGCCACGAGCGCCTGCACTGTCCAACCACTGACGGTTCGCCGTCTCTCTACCCACCACGGGGCATGCCATCGCCCCGCTGGGGTGGTGCATGTCCCATTTTTCTTTGGAGCATCACCATGTCCGTTGATCTCGACACCACCGCTAACGATGCAGAGCCCGTACAGGGCGAACTGCTCGAAGCGGAATCCAACCCTCTCACCCTGAGCCTTCAGGATTTTGTCGGCGAGTTCGGCGACGAACTGCTCGACTCTCTCAACCGCGCCAACCCGCCGGTCTATACCGGCCAAGCGCAAGCACAGCGGCAACTCGTCGTCGCCAGCCTCAAGCGCAAGTTGTTCCAGGCCCAGGCCGAAGTTGTCCATGCCGCCGCCGAGCTGTTGGTCGATCAAGGCGAGCGCGCTGCGATCGTCAATGGCGAAATGGGTTGCGGCAAGACGACCGTCGGCATCGCCACGGCCGCCGTGCTCAACGCCGAAGGCTACCGCCGCACCCTGGTGCTTTCGCCTCCCCACTTGGTCTACAAGTGGCGGCGCGAGATCCAGGAGACGGTGGCTGGTGCCAAGGTCTGGGTGCTCAATGGCCCGGACACGCTAGTCAAGCTCATCAAGCTGCGCGAGCAGTTGGGTGTGCAGCCCACGGGCCAGGAGTTTTTCATCCTGGGCCGCGTCAGGATGCGGATGGGGTTCCATTGGAAGCCGGTCTTCACCCAGCGGCGCACCCGCCACGGCGACGTGGCGGCCTGCCCGGACTGCGGCACGCTCATCACCGACCTCGACGGCGAGCCGGTCAACCCGATCGGGCTCGAAGCCGAGGAGTCCCGCAGGAAGTGCAGCCACTGCGCCGCGCCCCTGTGGACGCTGATCCGCCCGCGCAGCCTGTCCGGCAGCGACCAGTCCTCGGTCGTCCTCAAAGCCTTGAAGCGCATCCCGACCATCGGGGAAGTCACCGCGCAGAAGTTGATGCAGAAGTTCGGTGACGGCTTCCTGGCCTCGATGCTGGGTGACAACATCCATGAGTTCATCAACCTCATGGATGGCAACGGCGAGCTGGTGTTTTCCGACCGTCAGGCCACGCGCATGGAACGTGCGATGGCCAACATGGAGTTTGGCTTTGGCGAGGGCGGCTACCAACCGTCCGAATTCATCAAACGCTACCTGCCGCAAGGCACGTTCGACCTGCTCATCGCCGACGAGGCGCACGAGTACAAGAACGGTGGCAGTGCCCAGGGCCAGGCCATGGGCGTGCTGGCGGCGAAGGCTCGCAAGACCTTGCTGCTGACCGGCACGCTAATGGGCGGCTACGGCGATGATCTGTTCTACCTGCTGTTCCGGGCACTGCCAGGACGGATGATCGAAGACGGCTACCGCCCGACCACGAGCGGCAGCATGACCTCGGCTGCGATGGCGTTCATGCGCGATCACGGCGTCCTCAAGGACATCTACTCCGAGAGCGCCGGCACGGCGCACAAGACGGCCAAGGGCACCAAGGTATCGGTGCGCACCGTCAAGGCTCCCGGCTTCGGCCCGAAAGGCGTCTTGCGCTGCATCCTGCCGTTCACGATCTTTCTCAAGCTCAAGGACATCGGTGGCAACGTCCTGCCGCCGTATGACGAGGAGTTTCGTGAAGTCCAGATGGACGTGGCGCAAGCTGCGGCCTACCGCGATTTGGCGGGTCGGCTGACCGCAGAGCTGAAACAGGCTCTGGCGCGACGCGATACGACCTTGCTGGGGGTGGTGCTCAACGTGCTGCTGGCCTGGCCGGATTGCTGCTTCCGGTCGGAGACCGTGGTGCATCCGCGCACGCGCAACACCTTGGCGTTTGTCCCGGCTCAGTTCAATGAGTTCGAGATCAGCCCCAAGGAGCGTGAGCTGATCGATATCTGCAAAGCGGAGAAGGAACAGGGCCGCAACGTTCTGGCCTACACGGTCTATACCGGCACGCGCGACACCACGTCGCGCCTGAAGGGGCTGCTGGAGCAGGAAGGCTTCAAGGTGGCGGTACTGCGCGCAAGCGTGGATGCCAGCCGCCGAGAAGACTGGATCGCCGAGCAACTGGACCGTGGCATCGACGTGCTCGTCACCAATCCCGAGCTGGTCAAGACGGGACTGGATTTGTTGGAGTTCCCGACGATTGTGTTCATGCAAAGTGGCTACAACGTGTACTCGCTCCAACAGGCAGCACGCCGCTCCTGGCGCATCGGGCAGAAACAGCCCGTGCGCGTGATCTACCTCGGCTATGCCGGTTCCTCGCAGATGACCTGCCTGGAACTGATGGCCAAGAAGATCATGGTCTCGCAGTCCACCTCGGGCGACGTGCCCGAATCGGGGCTGGATGTTCTGAATCAGGACGGTGATTCCGTCGAGGTCGCACTGGCCCGGCAATTGGTCACCGCCTGATTTCCACGCCATCGCCGGCCTAGCGCCGCCGGCTTTCTTTTGTTCACAACTTGCAGCCCCACTCGCGTTCTTCGTGGGCGGGGCTGCGTTTTTTCTTTGGCGTGCTACGGCAGCCACCCTGCAATTGATTCGCGAAGTACACCGTTTTTCGTCCCATATTGCGGCTTAACTGCAAATCCGCCTATTGATCCATGAGCTACTGGTTGTGCGCAACAACGGGTGCGTCTGTACCGCCTGGACGATACGCAGTAGGCATCCGGGTCGCCCCTGAAACCGGGCACTACCCAGTTCGCATTCCTGGCTGACCGCACGGCACCGTGCCGCCAAGGTATCGGCATCGCAACAGAAGAGCCGATGCCATGCCCGCAACCCATGTATCCCGGCGTCTGGTCGGCGCTGGTCTCCTGGCCGCAGCGCTGGCCAGCGGCTGCGCCACCACGACCGCGCCGCTGGTGCCAGACGCCATAGAAGGCGTCTCCTCCGCTCCCGAACCCGAGGCCCCCGAGTTCATTCCCGTCGTGCGCTATGGCCGCTACACGCTGGTCGAGCTGACACCCACGGCGGCGCAGCGTGACTTGCTGTTGCAGACCATCGACGTGTTCATGCCCGAGGATGCCCGTGCCACGGTGGGCGATGGCCTGCGGCATGTGCTCAAACGCAGCGGCTACCAGCTTTGCGAGACGCCTCGCGCCGTGACCGAGTTGTATGTGCTCCCGCTGCCGGCGGCGCACCTGCATCTTGGCCCCATGACCTTGCGCGATGCGCTGCTCACCCTGGCTGGCCCGGCCTGGGAACTGCATGCGGATGAACGGGCACGGCAGATTTGCTTCGAGCGGCCTGGAGGCAGTGCGACCGCCGAGCACGCACACGAGCCGCCCGCTGCCGAGGCGGTGCAGACGTTTCCGCTGATGCCTTCGGGTTCGGGAGGCCAGCCATGAATGCCGCGCAGTCTCCCCGTCGCCCGATCACCGCCGTGGTGGTGCAGAGCCTGATGTGGCTCTGGCTGATCAGCCTCAGCGTCTTCGTCGCTCTCGGCTACCAGGCGGTGAACGACCAGACCGACCAGAATCAGCTTGATACCCGCCTGCAACGTCTCGAAGCGCAGGCGATGGGCCTGGCCGAGACCATTGATGCCATCCAGCAGCGTCCAGCCGTCGCAACGGCGGCAGACCTCAAAGACACCCGCGAACTCCTGGAAGCACGCGCTGCTCAGGTCGAAAAAGCGCTGAGCGGCTATGCCGCTGCCGAAGACCTTCAGGCGCTGCGCACCGAAGTCGAGCAAATCAAGACACGCCAGACTGTTGCGCGTGCCGCAGCGTCCGCCCAGCCGCGCGTACCGACCAGGCCCACCGCCAAGCCGGAACCGCCGCCACTGCCGTTCCGCATCGTCGGCGCCGAACTTCGCGCCGGCCAGCGCAGCCTGTCCGTCGCGCCGAACAACGGGAACTTCACGCCCGACCAGCTTCAAGTGCTGCTTCCCGGCGATGCCGTCGGCCCGTGGCGCTTGCAGGCAGTCGAGGGCAACACCGCGGTGTTCCAGGCCGGCGACCAGACCCGTCGCATGGCGATTCCTTGAGCGGAGCGCACGACATGAAACCGTCGATCATCCTTTCCGCGCTCCTGCTCGCGTCTGCCCAGTTGCCCGCCTGGGCGCAGCAGCCGGCCACGGCCTCCGCCCGCAATGCGCAGAGCCAGGAGCGCCTCCTTGTCGCCCGCATCCTGGACGACCGGGTGGCAAGCGACTGGGGCCTGCAACCGCAGGAGTGGGCGCGCTATCGCGAACTGATGGACGGGCCGTTGGGCATCTACTCGCCCAACCTGGACCCGCTGTCCGCCCTGGGCATCGAGGCGCGCACCGACGAGGAACGGCGCCGTTACGCAGAGCTGCAGGTGCAGGTCGAAGCGCGCCGCGTCGAGAAGCTGCTCGCCTACCAGCGTGCCTACGACGAGGCCTGGCAGCGCCTGAATCCCGGCATGCAGCGAGTGAACCTGCCTGACGACAAGCCCAACGCGGGTGCCGAACGCGGCTCCGGCCGCACGGCGGTGTTCGTCAAGGACGGCTGCGCGGCCTGCGGGCAGCTCGTGCAGCGCCTGCAATCCTCCGGCACCGAGTTCGACCTGTACATGGTTGGCAGCCGCCAGGACGACACACGTATTCGCGACTGGGCCAAGCGTGCGAACGTCGATCCGGTGCGCGTGCGCAGCGGTGGCATCACGCTCAACCATGATGGCGGGCGGTGGCTGTCGCTGAGCTTGCCCGGAGACCTTCCTGCGGTCGTGCGCGAGGTGAACGGTCAATGGCAGCGCCAGCCGTAGCGGCCACCTCCGTTTCGCAGTGCTTGCGCGCACTGGCGATCGCGGCGGGCCTGTGCGCCTGCGCCGCCCATGCCCAGGAGATTCCGCCACCGGCTTACCAGCTTGCCGCACAGCTCGCGGGCATTCCCTCGACGGTGCTCTACGCGGTGGCCTTGCAGGAGAGCGGCATCCGGCGCAACGGG
This is a stretch of genomic DNA from Casimicrobium huifangae. It encodes these proteins:
- a CDS encoding DUF6094 domain-containing protein, with the protein product MPANQETSMALMFPRLARNFVKNGYFPTDEPTLERALNALMPSAPESNGPMCILDPCAGEGVAIAEAAHALGREQARAFAVEFDAERARHARGLVDHCLHADLMDTMISKQSFGLLWLNPPYGDLSKDVNGNIGYQGQGRARLEKLFYQRTLPLLQYGGVLVFIIPGYVLDAELVGWLTRHYTDLRIYRAVETQFKQVVIFGRRVRQREQAPDGVKAVRNLLLQVGLGEVEAEELPGEWPFLPYIVPASPAEPGHFFRVTMEPEQFADEVGRLQGLWPSRDTQLGAAQQTLRPPARALSHWHLALALAAGAISGVVQSKTGRVLVVKGDTHKDKTLQREFTEREDGSIAETRILTDKFVPVIRAWDMTPGSATRGEVLTIR
- a CDS encoding PilL N-terminal domain-containing protein, with amino-acid sequence MPATHVSRRLVGAGLLAAALASGCATTTAPLVPDAIEGVSSAPEPEAPEFIPVVRYGRYTLVELTPTAAQRDLLLQTIDVFMPEDARATVGDGLRHVLKRSGYQLCETPRAVTELYVLPLPAAHLHLGPMTLRDALLTLAGPAWELHADERARQICFERPGGSATAEHAHEPPAAEAVQTFPLMPSGSGGQP
- a CDS encoding DUF3275 family protein, with amino-acid sequence MAVTSAPEKSVSPIIVPGQLTLRTIRGKNGPFTVGRLATHLGTFEVKDPELEQYPEGKYDGEFIIRYIFPKSYPVGGGMRFEIRASLDGMTLYDIDKLSRDEARSFATQDLDPLDEELGAQPAVTPATPAKPSKTSRPAKPAPVQASTDPLVDTTPFGVDAPTPAAATAPGSTEDGDAALFSLLWPLGESVKLDSTIDRRTLRTQIARLGELGYALDFKTQEWSRQAELQPA
- a CDS encoding DUF3577 domain-containing protein is translated as MTTTSNEKSYFDLHTSGIGYIQRAREVPVRGGRRAQPFLACTIAALVGPAKDPSYRYFDVKVSGAEAKKLVERYIGVDDPKQRPLVRFRLGDLWGDAYIRDKGEQKGQAAASLKARLLKAEPLDRAELASIRQHELITRGIGYLSRPKDVTPKDGDPFLSCTVAALAGPVDEPEYRYFDTIVTTPEAEHLVRRCVQAIEGDCKVLIAFRLNDMKIDPYIRTKGERAGEPAASLDSTLIHIGLIKIDGTKVYPTSPAQADSPPAQDAPAPEAEDADLASDQPVEPAEREPEGEVEEQEPALAASF
- a CDS encoding helicase-related protein; the protein is MSVDLDTTANDAEPVQGELLEAESNPLTLSLQDFVGEFGDELLDSLNRANPPVYTGQAQAQRQLVVASLKRKLFQAQAEVVHAAAELLVDQGERAAIVNGEMGCGKTTVGIATAAVLNAEGYRRTLVLSPPHLVYKWRREIQETVAGAKVWVLNGPDTLVKLIKLREQLGVQPTGQEFFILGRVRMRMGFHWKPVFTQRRTRHGDVAACPDCGTLITDLDGEPVNPIGLEAEESRRKCSHCAAPLWTLIRPRSLSGSDQSSVVLKALKRIPTIGEVTAQKLMQKFGDGFLASMLGDNIHEFINLMDGNGELVFSDRQATRMERAMANMEFGFGEGGYQPSEFIKRYLPQGTFDLLIADEAHEYKNGGSAQGQAMGVLAAKARKTLLLTGTLMGGYGDDLFYLLFRALPGRMIEDGYRPTTSGSMTSAAMAFMRDHGVLKDIYSESAGTAHKTAKGTKVSVRTVKAPGFGPKGVLRCILPFTIFLKLKDIGGNVLPPYDEEFREVQMDVAQAAAYRDLAGRLTAELKQALARRDTTLLGVVLNVLLAWPDCCFRSETVVHPRTRNTLAFVPAQFNEFEISPKERELIDICKAEKEQGRNVLAYTVYTGTRDTTSRLKGLLEQEGFKVAVLRASVDASRREDWIAEQLDRGIDVLVTNPELVKTGLDLLEFPTIVFMQSGYNVYSLQQAARRSWRIGQKQPVRVIYLGYAGSSQMTCLELMAKKIMVSQSTSGDVPESGLDVLNQDGDSVEVALARQLVTA
- a CDS encoding TIGR03759 family integrating conjugative element protein — translated: MKPSIILSALLLASAQLPAWAQQPATASARNAQSQERLLVARILDDRVASDWGLQPQEWARYRELMDGPLGIYSPNLDPLSALGIEARTDEERRRYAELQVQVEARRVEKLLAYQRAYDEAWQRLNPGMQRVNLPDDKPNAGAERGSGRTAVFVKDGCAACGQLVQRLQSSGTEFDLYMVGSRQDDTRIRDWAKRANVDPVRVRSGGITLNHDGGRWLSLSLPGDLPAVVREVNGQWQRQP